A window of Jatrophihabitans sp. genomic DNA:
ACAACCATTGACGCGGCGGCGGCGGTGAGCGTGTCGAGCCAGATGAGAGGAGCGCTTCCCATGGCAGCAGCCGCGCCGGTCAGCACGCCCGCGACGTTGGACGGCCACACCATCACGACTCGTGGCGTGGGCAGGGCCAGCGGCACCCCCGACACGCTCACGATCATGATCGGCGTCTCGACGCAGGCGTCCAGCGCCAAGGCAGCCCTGGATTCCAACAACGCCAAGAGCAACGCGCTGCTGAACCTGTTGCGATCAAGCGGCGTCGCCGCCAAGGACCTGCAGACCCGCCAGCTGAACATCCACCCGACCTACAGCGACAAGGCAACCATCACCGGATACCAGGTCGACAACATGGTGCAGGCGACGACGCGCGACATCGCCGGCGCCGGCGCGCTCATCGACGCGGCCGCCCGCGCCGTCGGAAACGCCGTGCGGGTCCAGCAGATCTCGTTCTCGGTCGGTGACGACAGCGCCCTGCGCGCCCAGGCCCGAGCCCGGGCGGTCGAGCAGGCCAAGGCCCAGGCCGCCGAGCTTGCCAAGGCGGCCGGCGTCAGCCTGGGCCGGATCCGGTCCCTCACCGAACTGATGGATCCAGGTCACTCGATCAGCTATGACATGCGCTCAGCTGCCGGGGCGGCGGAGTCGGTGCCGTTACAAGCCGGCCAGTTGGAGCTGATCGTCTCGGTCGACCTCGTCTACGACATCAGTTGAGCATCGACTGCCCTGCCGCCGGTGCGACATTCCGGCCAGCTGGCGGGCAGCTACCTGGCTGGCGGCATCGAGCAGAGCGGTGACGTCCTCGGCTCGGCGCTGAGGTTGATCGTTCCACGCGGTGAGGTCGCGGACCCGGGCCAGCCGGGTCACCGGAGACGGCCAGAAGCCGATCGGCTCGGCGCTGCCGCCGGACCACGCCTGCCAGGTCAGGTTCAGGGCGCGGTGAACCCGTTCGGTGCGGGCGGCCGGCAGGCCACCCGCGGCATGCACCACCGCGCCGACCAGGCAGGCGGCGGTGGGTTGCCGGCCGGTGATCCGGTGCAGGTCGTGCGCACCGACGAAACGCTCGCGGCCCTGCTCGTCCCGGTAGGCGAACCAGGCCCGCTGGACCCAGCCGGCAGCCACCACCCTGGCGGCGTCGGTGACCAGCGCCCGGGCCGAATGCAGCTCGACCAACAGCTCGTTGGCCCGCTCGCGCCGCAGCAGCCGGCTGCGTTCGGCCAGCCGGCGTGGAAAGCCGAGCACGGTGGGTGCGGCATCGCTCGACAGTGATGTGGACGCGTCGATGGACATGACGACCTCCTCCCCTCCAGGGTGCAGCGCCCTACCCAGGACGCAACGCCCTACCCAGGACGCAACGCCCTACCCAGGATGCAACGCCCGCCCGACGGTTCACAGTGGATCGGCTCGCTCTGACCTTCCGACCGGTCGAGTTGGCCCCGGTGGGCTCGTTGCCCCATGATCAGCAGGATGGACACCGATTCGCAGTGGGTCACCAGCATGCCCGAGGTGTATGACACCTGCCTCGGGCCGGCGCTGTTCGCGCCGTACGCCCAGCACGTCGCCGCGGCGGCCGCGCGGCTGGCTCCCCGGCGAGTGCTCGAACTCGCCGCCGGCACCGGCATCCTGACGGCCGAACTCCTGCGCACTCTGCCCGACGCCGAGATCACCGCCACCGACCTCAATCCCGCGATGGTGTCCTGGGCCGCCGGCCGGGTCCCCGGCCCGACCTGGCTGCAGGCCGACGCGCAACGACTCGAGCTGCCCGAGGGCTCCTTCGACCTGGTGGTCTGCCAGTTCGGCGTGATGTTCTTTCCGGACAAGCCGGCCGCCTTCGCCGAAGCGGCGCGGGTCCTGGAACCGGGCGCGCCGTTGCTGTTCACCGTGTGGGACGCGGTGGAGACCTCGGACTTCCCGGCGGCGATGGTCGACGGCCTCACCGCGATGCTGGGAGACGGCTCACCGGACTTCGTCGTCCGGGTGCCGCACGGCTACCACGATCCGGAGCGGATCACCGCGGACCTGCAGGCCGGTGGGCTGGTGGTCGAGGGCATCGAGCGGGTCGTGCTGCGCGGCAGCTCCACCGTTGAGGAGCTCGCCAGAGGATTCTGCCTGGGGACGCCGCTGCGCTTTGCCTTGCAGGAACGCGGCTCGCTGGAGGGC
This region includes:
- a CDS encoding SIMPL domain-containing protein (The SIMPL domain is named for its presence in mouse protein SIMPL (signalling molecule that associates with mouse pelle-like kinase). Bacterial member BP26, from Brucella, was shown to assemble into a channel-like structure, while YggE from E. coli has been associated with resistance to oxidative stress.) → MAAAAPVSTPATLDGHTITTRGVGRASGTPDTLTIMIGVSTQASSAKAALDSNNAKSNALLNLLRSSGVAAKDLQTRQLNIHPTYSDKATITGYQVDNMVQATTRDIAGAGALIDAAARAVGNAVRVQQISFSVGDDSALRAQARARAVEQAKAQAAELAKAAGVSLGRIRSLTELMDPGHSISYDMRSAAGAAESVPLQAGQLELIVSVDLVYDIS
- a CDS encoding class I SAM-dependent methyltransferase, which produces MDTDSQWVTSMPEVYDTCLGPALFAPYAQHVAAAAARLAPRRVLELAAGTGILTAELLRTLPDAEITATDLNPAMVSWAAGRVPGPTWLQADAQRLELPEGSFDLVVCQFGVMFFPDKPAAFAEAARVLEPGAPLLFTVWDAVETSDFPAAMVDGLTAMLGDGSPDFVVRVPHGYHDPERITADLQAGGLVVEGIERVVLRGSSTVEELARGFCLGTPLRFALQERGSLEGLTRSLREEMTARLGAGPVDGDLAAFVVSARKPS